The stretch of DNA ACTTTTTTTACATCGCTTACTTCCATGTTGCATTGAATTTTCAAACCGAGTAGCATTGAAGGTTCATGATTTTTTCCAATAAAAAAAGCCCAAATTCAAAATTTTATTTTTGAATTTGAGCTTTGTATTTGAAGTTGAATTTTATAAGCATTACTCCACAAACCATTCAACAATAAAGCAATACAACAATAGAATCACCCCTTCTTCACCTCTTTCACCACATTCTCCCAAGCCTTAAACTGAATACCCATTTTATCCGCTTCTTGGTAGTATTGCGAATTGGCAATCAATTGGTCAATGAAAGCGTAAGCTTGTTGCTGTGCGAGGTGTCGGCGGTGACTGCCATAAGCTCGAACATAGTAGTCCACAATCCCTTGCAGCAACATTTTGAGCAATTCGTTACCTTTTTGCACCAAACTTGGGTCGCCAGGATTTCCTTCTGAATAACGCAAAAGCAAGTCGAAAATATTAATGGGCGTTTTTCGATCCACAGGAAAATAATAGATGTTTTGGGATTTATCGTGAAACAAATGTTCGTCAATTTTATCCCGTTTGAGCTTTAAATCGCTGTCCATCTGTTCTTCCAACCGCCTAATTACCTTGTCCACCACAATCGGATTGTGCAACAATGCCTCATGCAAAGAATGAACGTAGAAATCAGCAGGTGTTTCGCCTTCTTGAATCAATCGGCTGCCCGAATCATCATTGAACAACCAAGTCAAACGGCCATAATCGTCAATGTTTTGCAGATAACCCATCATAATTCCCCAAATCAAGGCACGGTTGATGTTCGTCATATCCTCTTGTACTCGGTAATCCGAAATTTCGGGCAGATAGGCAGGCAAATGCCACTTTTTGTCGAGGTGAGGCGTGACGGTGTTGCCCGTTTTGGTCAATTGACGGATACGTGCATTGTAGGCTTTGTAGTATTCTCCAGGAACGCCACCTGTGTTGTCGCCGCTGTAAAACTTCGGCAAGTCGTCAATTCGCAAGCCATAAAGCGTTCGGTTTCGGGTGATTTCATAAGCCGAAAAAGCGGTGTCCTCCACCAAGTCCGTACCGTCAAAGAGTTCATTGCGAGCCGTTCCCGATAGTTCTTTGATGCAATCTGGATGCACACCCCAAGCGTTCAACTCCGTTGCATTGTTGGAAGCAGGCACAAACGGACGGGCCAAATTATTGAGAATACGCACTTTGTCTTTGATGTAGGCTTCTACTTGGTCTTCTGGCACTCCGTCAAATTGTGCTTCTCTGCGAAGCGCACGTACACAGTTGAGGTTCAGACCATCCTCTTTTTTCATTTCTTTTTTGCACCACGCCAATACATCGCTGCGGAACATTTCTTCTACTTTTTCAGCTTGCTGTTCGGTGAGATAGTCCCCTTTGCGGCGTTTCACAAATCGGCTGTATTGACCTTTGTAAATCTGCTCCGAAATCTCTTTGGGCAGTTCATCACTGACCACATTCGTTCGGACGGTTTCCCACAATTTTTCCTTATTTTTTTCTGAACTCAACACATATCGAATTGTTGGGTCACTCGAATTGTCGTGTTTTTTGACGGTGATGTTCAGTTCGTTGTTGAGGCTATTGCGAACATCTCGAAGGTTTTTGAAGTACTTCTCCCAATCTTCCGACATCTCTTTGACCGCTTTTTGAAGGTCTCGAAACACCAATTCAACCAGTCTATCTTTGCGAAAGCGGGTCAAATTGTTGAAGTGACGGTTGGATTTGTCGATGTATTCGTTCACAAAATCTTTGAACTGATTGTTCATCAATTTTCCAAAAAATCCTTGACGGTTTGCCAAGTCCATGCGGTCGTCTGCGGATTCTACATAGTCTTCGGTTTCGTCGAGATCGTAGCTTTTTTTGTAGTGGTCAATCGCCTGCTCCAACTTCTCATTGACAGGAGACATCTCCTTGATTTGCAGCTCCAATAAGTTGTCAATGTGGTACAGCACATAACGAACCGATACAGGGTGAAGGGCTTCGGGTTGCTTCAGTATCCACGTATTCAATTTGTATTCATCACCGCTCAACATGTTTTCATGGTCGCCATCCTGCATGATGATTTCGTTCACCAAGTAGTTTTTGGTACTGTGAATAAATTTTCGGATGGTCTGTTCGTAGTAATACAATCCTTCTTCCCGATTGTTAACTTCATCTCTTGCCGTGTCTTTGTTCTGCAATCGGTTTTCGTCCAAACCCGATTCGGCTGCAAATTGGCTCAATTTTTCATCGTCGTTGATGACCGCTTCAATGCGGCGCATGATGGTTTCGATGAACAACTGTGCTTTGGGTGTTCCGATTTCGCCTCGTTTGTCGAGTGTGTGTGCCGAACGATACGCCAATTTGAAGAAAGGACGTGGATTTTGTTGGGTCGCAAAACGAAACAAAATATCTCTGTATCGGTCGCCAATTTGGGGTTTGTCTCTTGGGATACCGTTTCTCAAGTCAATTTCGTATTGTCTAAAATCGGCTTCAAATTGTTCGTCAATCTTCAACCAATCGTTTGAAAGACTATCCGTTGACCATCGAAGCGCAGTGTAATTGATGATGTCTTCATAAGGATAGACCAACGAAGAAACACCTGCTCCACAGTAGCGACTCATGCCATTTTGGGCAATGAGCGAAAGGATTTGATTGTCTTGTTTGGAGAATCGGTCGTTGCTCATTGGACTGAACAAATCTAAATAGGTCGAACGGGCTACTTGATTGATGTAGTTCGGGAAAAATTTGAGGTTGTTTTTCTCCGTATTCTCGAAGTCAAACATGAAGCAGAAATTGTAGGGCAGATTGCGTGAGGTAATCACATGGTCGAGTCGCCCTTGCGAATCTACTTGATTGGGTTTGTATTCGAGTTCGATGTTCGTCATGTTGTCCATGCCCGAACTGGCATTTTTGGTGATGGCGTTTAGTTCTTTGATGCTCGCATAGGCATTGGCTCGAATGTTGTCGACTTCATCACCTCGAATCACATTGGACAAAACCAAGGTGTCGGGCAACATAAATGCCCCTCGAATCAACACATTTTTACGGCGAAAATCGTACTCCAATACGTCTCGGAGATACATGGCAGTTTGTTGGAAAATACCTGCTCCTGTTCCTCCTACAATCGAACACACAATCATCACCCTTGCGCTGCTGCTCATTTCGCCACCTGTTTCGCTGAAAATGTGGTTGATGCTGCTGTGCAATTTGTTCAATTTGCCGCTTTCCATTGCAGCTCGATATGCCAAACGGGACACGACACGGATTTGACCTGCGCCATCGGTGAGCGATTTCCGCAAGACTTCGCTTTGCTCAAAGGGAAACCAATCTTTGACCGAATCATCCGCCATTCGCAAATATTCGGCTACTGTCCAGTTGGTACTTGTCTGAGTGACATGCTCTTTGGTGAGGTGCTTCAACTTGGAAAGGTCGTTCACATTGGTATCAAAGGCGTGAATAGCGACTCTTTTCCGCCGTTCTTCGGGAATCCAACTGTATATCGTATCAACGATGTAGGAGCCTAAACCGCCTAAACCAATCAAAATAGTAGGTACGTAAGACATATATTTTGGGGTTTTGTTTTTTTAGGTATAGGATACCTTCGAGATATCCTATACCTAATTTTAGAGTTATTTTTCTTTGTATTTATTTAAATCTACTTTTTCCAGCTTTATATATTCATCACTTAGATGGTTGAAGTCATTATCTGTCGTAATCAAAACCAAATCATAGACATTGCTGGTTGCTGCTATCCATAAATCATTTTTACCCATGTTTCGTGCTGAGAAATCGCTTTCCTTTGATGCTAGTTTTCCCTGACTATATGCATCTATTTCTCCATACTGTGACTGCTCCCACCACTAACCTAACGGTATAGTGGGGGCATCATAGGCATATAGCCCTAAACTCTCCAGTCCGAGAGTCAATATGTTTATGGCTGCATTGTGGTCACGGTTTGCAGTAAAACCACACTCATTGCAGCTATGTGTTCTAACTGATAAGGCTTTCTTTACTGTTGCGCCACAACCACTACACTTCTGACTTGTGTACTGTGGCGCAATAGCTACGACTACCTTTCCAAGTTCCTTAGCCTTATTTTCCAAGATTACACGAAAGGAGTACCAACCTGCATTTGCAATAGATTTACTAAGTCCCGATTTCGCTTTTCTGCCGTTGCGAGTAAAATTACCTTCTTCGTCTTGCTTAGGCTTGGCTTTGCGAATCATGTTTTTAATAGCCAAATCTTCAATAGCTATCAAATCATAGTGTTTTAACAACCAATTCGCTACTTGATGATGAAACTCTTGCCGTTGCATTTTGACACGGTAATGCGCTTTCTGAACCGCTTTAAGTAGTTTGTAATATCTTGCGCTTCGTTTCTTAGCCTTGGATAACTTGCGCTGCACCTTAGCCAA from Chitinophagales bacterium encodes:
- a CDS encoding tubulin-like doman-containing protein, producing MSYVPTILIGLGGLGSYIVDTIYSWIPEERRKRVAIHAFDTNVNDLSKLKHLTKEHVTQTSTNWTVAEYLRMADDSVKDWFPFEQSEVLRKSLTDGAGQIRVVSRLAYRAAMESGKLNKLHSSINHIFSETGGEMSSSARVMIVCSIVGGTGAGIFQQTAMYLRDVLEYDFRRKNVLIRGAFMLPDTLVLSNVIRGDEVDNIRANAYASIKELNAITKNASSGMDNMTNIELEYKPNQVDSQGRLDHVITSRNLPYNFCFMFDFENTEKNNLKFFPNYINQVARSTYLDLFSPMSNDRFSKQDNQILSLIAQNGMSRYCGAGVSSLVYPYEDIINYTALRWSTDSLSNDWLKIDEQFEADFRQYEIDLRNGIPRDKPQIGDRYRDILFRFATQQNPRPFFKLAYRSAHTLDKRGEIGTPKAQLFIETIMRRIEAVINDDEKLSQFAAESGLDENRLQNKDTARDEVNNREEGLYYYEQTIRKFIHSTKNYLVNEIIMQDGDHENMLSGDEYKLNTWILKQPEALHPVSVRYVLYHIDNLLELQIKEMSPVNEKLEQAIDHYKKSYDLDETEDYVESADDRMDLANRQGFFGKLMNNQFKDFVNEYIDKSNRHFNNLTRFRKDRLVELVFRDLQKAVKEMSEDWEKYFKNLRDVRNSLNNELNITVKKHDNSSDPTIRYVLSSEKNKEKLWETVRTNVVSDELPKEISEQIYKGQYSRFVKRRKGDYLTEQQAEKVEEMFRSDVLAWCKKEMKKEDGLNLNCVRALRREAQFDGVPEDQVEAYIKDKVRILNNLARPFVPASNNATELNAWGVHPDCIKELSGTARNELFDGTDLVEDTAFSAYEITRNRTLYGLRIDDLPKFYSGDNTGGVPGEYYKAYNARIRQLTKTGNTVTPHLDKKWHLPAYLPEISDYRVQEDMTNINRALIWGIMMGYLQNIDDYGRLTWLFNDDSGSRLIQEGETPADFYVHSLHEALLHNPIVVDKVIRRLEEQMDSDLKLKRDKIDEHLFHDKSQNIYYFPVDRKTPINIFDLLLRYSEGNPGDPSLVQKGNELLKMLLQGIVDYYVRAYGSHRRHLAQQQAYAFIDQLIANSQYYQEADKMGIQFKAWENVVKEVKKG